Genomic segment of bacterium:
ACTGTGCAAAGATCGCCGCGGCCAGCCCGGAGACCAGCGGGGTCGCAAACGACGTTCCTGAAATCTGTCCGACTTTCTGCTCGTGGTAACAGGCGCCAGGATCGCAGCGGAAGATCGGCGCGGAGACCGGCGCGGAAGGCGCCAGGGTCACGACACTCGAGCCGACCGCCACGACATCCACCATGTCGCCATAGTTCGAGAACTTGCTCTTTTTGATGCCCGTCAGATTCTCCGGATTCGGGAGGGGATCGACGCTCCCTACACCGATGACACCGGCATAGCCAGCGGGATAGAAGATGTTGCTGGACAGGGTGGGATCATCAAACTTCCCGAGCTGGCCTTCGCCCCCAACACCGTTGCCGGTCGCGGCGACCACCAGGAGCCCGGCGGCCTGTGCGCGCTTGATCCCGTTCTCTTCCGTGATCGAAGAGCTGAAGCCCCCCAGCGAGAGATTGATCACCTTCGCCTGCTGGGCGATGGCGATGTCGATGGCTTCGACTTCATCTGGAATCGTGCAAATCAGCGACTGGGTGCCGCAGGAGCGAATCCCGATGATTTCGGACTGCCACATGGAGCCCGCGACAAACTGCCCGTTGTTCCCCAGCGCACCGATGACCCCGGCGACCGCCGTGCCGTGCCCGGAGTCATCCTGGGCTGATCCCCCCTGGTCGCCACGGGTATTGAAGGTCGTGCCACCAACTGTGACACCCTGCAAATCGGGGTGATTGAAGTCCACGCCGGTATCAATGACTGCGATTTTTGCGCCCAACGCCGCGGTCCGCAGGTCCCAGCCTAGCGGCCCACGGGACATCTCCATGTTTCGCTGCTGCGGGAAGAGCGGATCGTTGGGAACACGCTGGAGGTACCGGACGTAGCTCGGCTCGGCATAGAGCACCGCTGGGTCCTGCTGGAAATGCGCCACTGCTGCCTGGACATCACCGCTGATCTTCACCGTCACCAGCCCTGGGACAGTCCGGTGGATTTCCATGCTATGGACTCCCAGGTCTACCGGCGCTGCCTTAGAAAAGGCCTGCGCTGATCGGAGCGTGGGAATGGCATCCGGGTCGCGATAGCAAACCAGCACCTGGCCTGGGAAGTACCCCAAGTCCAGCGCTGACATGCTGCGTGCGGGTACGCCCGGATCCGCTGTCGCTGGGGTTGGCCCTCCGGGAGCCTCTGCAAAAACGCCCCACAAGAGCCCGGCGACCACGAAAGTCAGGGCTCCCAGGCGGATCAGTCGATGCATGTGCCGCACCTCGCGTGCTTCCTGCGGAATCCGGTCAAGTGCCGGAAGGATACAGGAAATGACAGGAACCGACGAATCCCGGTTCAGCCAGGACCCGATTGGTTCGTTTTAAGACGTCTTTAGTATCGCCGGCACTTCGCCAACTGGACAGCGCTCCTCGGGCGATCTGGCAAAAAAATGGCCTCCGGTCACCCGGAGGCCATGCGAACTGTTGAGGCGGCTCGGCAAAGAGGGATTACTCGAGCACCATCTGGGTGCCCCAGCCCATCTCCTGCAGCTTGTGGACCTCGGTGGGAGTGGTGTCGAGCACGTTCCCCAGTGGAGTCGTGGTGTCGATGCGGTCGAGGCTGATGGTGGCCGCGAGGCCCCAGCCAGCCTGGCTCGGCACCGGGAACCCTCCCTGGCGGATGCTCGGCTGCTTGGCGTTGAGGTCTGGCGCGAGGGCGACCACCACGCCACGGTCGATGTCAAAGAGGACATTCCCCTGGACGACGATGTCGCCCATGATGTCGCTCTCCAGCCGACGCTCGAGATTTTCATCGAGGGTCGACATCTCGAACTGCCGCAGACCGGTGAAGCTGATCACCGCCACGCGGAAGCGCTCCATGGTCTCGATACCCTCAAGGGTAAAGGTGAGTGGAATCTCGACCGTCTGCCCCACATAGGGGACATCCCAGAACCAGGGACCCTTCCAGCTTTCCCCGACATGGATCGGACCATCGGGGAGTGTCAGGAAATGGCTGGTCTGCCAGAACTGGCGCACCGTAATGTTGCGGCGGGGATTGATGATGTCGCCGATGATGTCGAGCCCGGAGAAGTTCAGGAGTCGCCCATTCTGGGCGATGGAGTAATTCAGCTGGGTCTCGAGAATCGGGCTGACGACGAACTCGTCTTCGTTCTGCGCGCCGGCAGTCGGTCCACCCGGGACCCCGCCGCCGCCCCCTTCGCCACCTTCACCGCCGCCGCCACGCTGCATGGGGGACCAGGGGGTATTTCCCATGGCCATCGGCCCCATCTGATAGTTGGAGGGTCGGTAACCGTTGCCGAAGGATGCAAAGGTCCGTTGCTTCGAGTTGCGCCAGACCTGATGCGCTAGTTCCTGTGCCTGGATCAGGTCCGGGAACCCTGCTTCCACGCCCGGGGCCGCCTTGGGCTGAATCCCCATCGTGGGGGCAGGGAGGGACATCAGCCGGGGGGCGGGCATCGACTGCCCCTGTCCGGCGTCCGCGGGCGGTTGGTCGAAGCCACCCGGAGCGCCACCACCACCCGCAAAGGGGTTCGTGGGATCCGGCGGCGTATCGAAGATGATGTTGGTCTGGGGGTCGTAGGTCTGGAACTCCACATCGAACTCGATGACCCCGGAGCCGTTGTTGGCCACAACCTCATCGAAGATGCTCTGGATCGCGCCCTGCACCTGCGTGTAGGTGGCGAACTGGATCTCCGTGCCCGACAGTCGCGCGAACTGGGCATAGTGCAGCCGCACGTTGGTCGGCGGATTGAACTTCAGCTCCGCATCGAAGTAGAGCTTACTCTCACTGGGCTTGGTCGGCAGCAGCACGTAGCTGGTGATCAACCCCAACGCCAGCAGTCCTGGCATCCGCATGGGCGGGAGTCCTCCTGAGACTGGTGCGTCGCACAAGATCGCGACGCCTCGACGCAACGTCTGACCCGACCCCCGGCAGGGAGCCGTAGGGCGGGATGATACCCAATAAAGAGGGATGACTTCAAAGGGAAGAAGGTTTTGGGGCCCCGCTGAGTAAGGAAATCCTGGAAACAGCCCTGACATCTCCCCCAAAAATAGAAAAACCACCGCACAGAAAGGCGGTGGTGGAGCCAAGGGGATTTGAACCCCTAACCCCTTGCATGCCATGCAAGTGCTCTACCGTTGAGCTATGGCCCCACGTTCCTCAACCTTCAGCCCTTCGGGCAGCGACCGTGGCGGACGCTGCGGGCGGAAGTGGCATTGTATCGCCTGCCGTATGGGAGTCAATGCCCTCAGGCTGGCAATCTTCCTCCCGCATTAGGGGAGCGCTCGCATCTCCAGTTGGCTGAAGGCGTCCTCTTCCGAGCGCATCGCTTTCAGATGTCCGAGGATGCTCTCCAGCTCAGGAGCAGCCTCGGCCCACAGACTGGCCGGCGCAGAAGCAGTGGCGATAAAGGGGATCTCGTCCGCAGCAAACTCGTAGAACCCCAGAATCTGATGGAACACGGCCTTCTCATCAGCCTGCAGTTCCACGACCGCCCATACCAGCGGGACTGTGATGTCGCCTACGGGTGCCAAGCCTGCCTGCTGTGGCGACATCCCAGGCTCGGCCTCCAGACTCTCCCAGATCGCGGCGAAGAAGTCTTCCCGGGCGAGCTCTGGCTCTTCCATCAGCGTAATGCCGCAGTTCGGCAGATGGTCCGGAGCCACAAAGCGGAGGACATCGCCACTCTCCTCCACGACCCAGCCTGCGGGCAAACCGACTTCCAGACGCCAGTCTTCCAGCAGCACGGGCGTCAGTTCCACGTCCGGATGCTCCAGTGACAACTGGCGCACAGTCAGCTTCGGTGCCGGGGCCAGAGTCGCATCCTGGGGATCAGCGACCGCGAGCCCCCCGCTCAGCAGCAGGCTGCCGCAGACGATGCCGAGGAATGACAGGTGTTCGCGAGGCATCGCTACCGGCCTGCCCTACTGAGACCCAGTTCCCGCGCCAGTTGCTTGGCGTCGTCATTGATCGGCACCGGAATGCCATCCGTGGTGATTTCAAACTCGTAGCGAGTGCTCCGGCCACCGCCCGATGTCACGACATAGGTAATCGTGACCGTGTTGGTGGAGGACTTGAAGCCGCTTTCCTGATCGACGGTGTCGCCAGCGCTCTGACGCTCGTACATCCAGGTGCCGAGCTTGGAGAAATCATCCATCGCCCCGGCAAGTCCTTCCATCGTGCTGGAAGTTGTGCCGTCACTGTCGCTGGTGTCCCAGGAACCACCTGAGGACGTATCTCCCGAAGAGTCAGAAGAAGAGCCATCCCAGGAGTCGGACGAAGAATCGTCCCAGGAGGACCCCCCACTGCTATCCCCCAATTCCTTTTCCAGTTCGCGGGTGAATTCACCGAAGGCCTGCTCGAATTCAGGCCCCATGCCCTTGGCGACTTCGTCCATCCACTTCGCGCCACTCGCAACGGCCCACCAGCTGCAGCCGCCACAGCAGCAGCAGCTCAGGAGCAGGATCACGAGGCAGGCCATCCACCAGTTGAACTTTTTACCCCCCTGAGGCGGCGGCACGCTCGAAGGTGGCACGCTGCCGGGCGGTGCAGAGAAAGTTGGGGGTGGCGGCGGTGCGGGAGGCACGCCTCCGGGAGGGCCGTAGCTGGGCGGAGGGGCGCCGATCGTGGGGGGCTGAGTCGCCATGGTGTGAGCTCCTGGGTCGTGTACAAGTCTTAATAGGATGCTAGCACGATCCCAGCCTAGTCCCGACTTCCCGGGAGATACGTCCGTCGCACCAGCGGCAGCACTTGCCGCCGTCGATCCACCAGCAGTCGCGCGGCCTGATAAGGGGTGATCCCTTCGGCGTTCGCGAGAAAGAGCACCTTCCGGCAGAGATCACCAATCCGGACACTTTTGCGGGTGATCAGCTCCATCCTCCAGCCTTCGAGTTCACCGATCGCCTGGAGGACTCCCCCAGCATTGATGACCCAGTCCGGAACAAAGTGGATCCCTTTGGCAAGGAGCCGGGCTTCGTCGGCGACTTCATCGAGCAACGGATTGTTGGCAGCCAGCGCCAGGACCCGGCACTGCAGCCGCTCGATAGTCCCTTCATGGAGCACCCCTCCGATGGCTGCCGGGACGAAGATGTCGCAGGGGACATCAAAGATCGAAGCGGGATCAACAATCGTCGCCTGGAGTTCTGCCTGCGCCCGCTGGCAGATCGCTGGGTCAGGATCGGCGACGGTGAGCTGACACCCAGCCCGGTGCAGATGCTCCGCCAGCGGCCAGCCAAGAGCTCCTGCGCCCTGCAACGCCACATGCCGGCCCTGGAGATCGGAGGTCCCGAAGGCGACTTCGGCAAGAGCCTGTATGCCGCAAAAGACTCCGAGTGCCGCTGAAATCCCGCTGGACCCGGTGGAATGGGCGGAGGCTTCGTGACACAGAATGCGGTCCGTTTCACGGGAGATCCAGGCGGCATCCTGCAGATCGAGGTTGAGATCGACGCCGGTCCCGAAGCGATCGCCGGTCATTTCGATGAACCTTCCGAAAGCCCGTAGGTAGGCTTCGCTCTTCTGCGTCGCGGGATCTCCCCAGATGACCGCCTTCGCACCACCGTAGTCTTCTCCAATGACCCCACACTTGTAGGTCATGGCCTGGCTGAGGCGCATCACATCAAACAGGGCATCGGATTCGGCGTCGTAATTCCGCATCCTGACCCCTCCCAGGGTGGGGCCCAGGCTGGAGTCGTGGATCGCGATGATCGCTTTCATGCCAGTGAGTTTGTCTCTGACAAACCGGACTTCTTCGGCATCGTAGCGGTCCATCCAGTCAAAAATGCCTTCCATAGGGCTGCGACTCCTCGGGGGGCTGCTGATGCGCTGTGTCGGCACCGACTCCTGACCGCCGTGACAGCATGGTGGCAGGATTATAGGAAGGTGCCGGTACACTCGGGCGTATGGCCACAGACACCCCGATGCCGGTTCCGCCCCAGGTCGATCAGTCCTGGTCGGAATGCTTTGCCTGCGGACCACACGAACCACACGGCTTGCGACTCACGTATCGGTTCCTGGATGAGAAGACCATCGAGGCCCCGATGCAGCTGGATCGTCGCTTTCAGGGCTTTCACGGGGTGATTCACGGTGGGCTACTCACCACAGCCCTGGATGACGCCATGGCCAACATCGCCTGCCTGCAGGGGGAAGCGGCCGTCACCGGCGAGTTGACAGTCCGGTTCCGACGGCCGGTGCTCGTGGGAGAAGTGGTTGTCGTACGGGCCTGGCAGACACGCCGGGTCGGGAAACTGCTGGAGTGCGAAGGAGCGGTGCTGGATCTGGACGGGTTGGTCCGGGCCGAAGCAAAGGGGAAATTCCTGATTACGGGGCCACTCACCAGACCAGATGCTGGCAGTCACCCGGTGTAGCTGACGTGTATACTCCTGCGCCACGCTGACGGACTTCCTTCCGTCACATCGTGCTTGTCCGCAGGAGGCTTGACCCGTGCAGGTTCGCGCACTTCGTTCCATGCTTGCTGGTGCTGCCGCGATGGCAGTGCTGGGTGGATGTTCTGACTCGAGTCCCGCCAGCAATATCCTGAAAGAGTCGGGGGAACGACCGTTCCGGGCGACTGTCGCCGCGAGCTTCAACAATCTCCCCGATCTCGGCACTTCCGGGCAGTATGAGCTCTGGCTGGAAGCCCCAGGGCAGGTCCCAGTCTCCGCGGGCGTGTTCCGCATCAATGCACAGGGACGCCCCACCTCCATTGATGGCACCCCGTTCAAACTGACCGCCGGCAGCGCGACCTTCAGCCCCGGTCCTGAACTGAAGGACGTCACCCGCGCGTATCTGAGCATGGAAACGTTCAACGACGGTGATCCTCAGCGGAACGGCCCGATCCTCATGTCGGGTGGCATCTTCAGCGACGCCGGCTTCCTGGCGGTGTCCGGGGAGATTCCGACGCAGTTTGCGGGCACTCCGAATCTCTCCCTGGACCAGTCCGGTGCGTTCTTTATTCTCCTGAGCCCCTCGGACAACTCCACTAAGCCGAACAATGACAACCAGGGCCTGCACTTCATCAGTGCCGGACTGAAGGAAGGACTGGCTGCCCTCTTTGCGCCGGTCCCGAACGCTCCGAACATGGAACTGACCCGGCTCCCCGACACCTTCGTTTACGAAGCGTGGGTGGTGGAGGATGTCAATGATCGCCTGGCCGCAACTCGCGGCACTGACCGCTCGCAGGCGCGATTCTTGAGTGTTGGTCGCTTTACCGATCCGAGCGGCAACACCTTCGACAGCGATGGCATCGGCCTGGCAGCGGGATCGGATCCCCTGCCCCTCGCGGCTCTCGCCAAGGGCTGGGTCGGCAGCGACTTCGTGGTCCAGGGTCCTGCCGGACAGGGCGAAGATCTGACCAACGGTCGGTTCTACGCGGTCATCTCCATCGAGCCGGTGAACGACCCCTCTCCCTCTACGCCCTTCCAGGTGCTGCTTTATCAGCGGATCGGCAAAGGCGCAGGCACGGGGGCCGGGAATCGCTACCCGATGTCCAACGCCTATAACGTCGGGACCGATGTGTTCGCCCCGGCCCAGGTGTCAATCAAGCTCCTGCCATAAGCCCGGCTTCTGGGTGCAGACGTTCCTTTCCCCGGGTTCGCCCGGGGATTTTCTTAATCTCCCTGCCGTGGTGGCAGTCGCCTGGATCCATCAGCTCGGTGGAAAGAATTGCAGGACGCCCCCCGGAAGCCGGGGGGCGTCACAGTTCCAGCAGGTGGATGCCGGAGATTACTTGACAGGTGTCAGCGGGGTGATGACCCGTTGCACAGGATCCTTCTGGAGCAGGGAGTTCACCAGGGTCACCAGTTCCGGATCCGCGTTGGGATTCAGATCGGTGATGGGGGTCGGCTCGTCCTCTTTGATCTTCCGTCGCAGTTCGTCTTCGGTCGTGGCGAGGAACGGCAGCTTCGCGGTGCACATGAAGTACGCCATCACTCCGGCAGCCCAGCGATCCGACGCAAAGTCTGGCTGCCCATCGAGTTGCTCCGGTGCCATGTAATAGAGCGTGCCTGCATGGGCGTTGCGCGCCGTGAGTTCGTCCTTCCGAATCGCGAAGCCGAAGTCGGTGAGCTTGATGGTGAAGTCCTGGGTCATAAGTATGTTCGCTGGCTTGACGTCTCTGTGCAGGATGCCCTGCTTTTCCAGATAGACCAGCGCTTCAAGCAACTGAATCATCAGATGCTTCGCCAGACGTGGCGACAGGGGGGCCTGGTTGAGATCCAGGATCTCTTCCATCGGCTTCCCCTCGATGAGTTCCATGACGAAGAAGGGGATGTTTGACGAACGCTCGAACTCGATAGCGTGGACTTTTACGATGCCCGGATGATCGAGTTCGTACAGGAGTTCCGCTTCTGCCAGGGACTTCCGGATGTTCGCGCGTTCGTTGAGGGGAACCTTCAGCGCGACGAGCTTTTTCGTGTCGCCTTTGGCGCTGAGATCTTCGGCGGCATAGACCGTTGCGAA
This window contains:
- the ldh_1 gene encoding Leucine dehydrogenase, which codes for MEGIFDWMDRYDAEEVRFVRDKLTGMKAIIAIHDSSLGPTLGGVRMRNYDAESDALFDVMRLSQAMTYKCGVIGEDYGGAKAVIWGDPATQKSEAYLRAFGRFIEMTGDRFGTGVDLNLDLQDAAWISRETDRILCHEASAHSTGSSGISAALGVFCGIQALAEVAFGTSDLQGRHVALQGAGALGWPLAEHLHRAGCQLTVADPDPAICQRAQAELQATIVDPASIFDVPCDIFVPAAIGGVLHEGTIERLQCRVLALAANNPLLDEVADEARLLAKGIHFVPDWVINAGGVLQAIGELEGWRMELITRKSVRIGDLCRKVLFLANAEGITPYQAARLLVDRRRQVLPLVRRTYLPGSRD
- the prkC gene encoding Serine/threonine-protein kinase PrkC, which produces MTDTDKWMNQRLNSFGVKYRLGQGAFATVYAAEDLSAKGDTKKLVALKVPLNERANIRKSLAEAELLYELDHPGIVKVHAIEFERSSNIPFFVMELIEGKPMEEILDLNQAPLSPRLAKHLMIQLLEALVYLEKQGILHRDVKPANILMTQDFTIKLTDFGFAIRKDELTARNAHAGTLYYMAPEQLDGQPDFASDRWAAGVMAYFMCTAKLPFLATTEDELRRKIKEDEPTPITDLNPNADPELVTLVNSLLQKDPVQRVITPLTPVK